TTATCTCTTCAAACTCTTTTCTCATCCGTCTTTCTTGCCGGAATACTTGCACAATATTCATACCTTGAATCGATTCATTTAACTTCGCATTTAAAATACTAAGTTGACTGCGTAATTCTAAATAAAAAGCTGAACTTTTCCGGCGATATACTGCCATAATCGTCACCATAATTGGAATCATGATAAGAGAACATAAAGCTAGTTTTACATCCAGCAAAAACATTGCTACTAATATTCCAATTAAAAATACAATATTTTTCACAAACGTCGATAATACACTCACATAAAAATCTTTAATTGCTTCTGTATCATTCGTTATGCGCGATACAAGTGTCCCAATTGGGGTACGATCAAAAAAACTTAGCGACAGCTTTTGCACATGTTCATATACTTCTACACGCATATCTTGCACAATTTTAAATGCAATATTTTGAAAGTATAATAGGTTTAAATACGTAAATAAAACTTTTAATAAATGGGCGACCATATATATAACAAATAACGTTATTAATGCCGATTGTTCAAAATTACGTGGAACTAAGTGTTCATCTAGAAATTGTTTAATTAAAAATGGCCCCATCATTTCAGTAACCGTTGCACCAACTAAAAATAGAAACGCTAGTGATAACAACCCTTTATATGGTTTCATATAAGAAAGTAATCGCCATAAGTCACTTCTCTTTTTCTCAGCCATTATATGCCTCCTTTCTCAACTAGCGCCTCTAACTGTTGACTTTCATACATCTCTTTATACCACCCCGTTTGCTTCATCAATTGTTCATGCGTCCCTCTCTCTACAATCTTTCCTTCATCTATAACAAGAATAAGATCGGCATGTTGAATCGCACTTAACCGATGTGCTGTTATAATCGTTGTTTTTTGTGCTCTTTCTCGTTTTAAAGCTGTTAAAATGTTTTCCTCAGTCTTGGCATCTACCGCAGATAAACAATCATCTAAAATTAAAATTTCAGCATCTGTTAATAATGCACGCGCAATAGAAATTCGCTGTTTTTGCCCACCTGATAAAGAAACTCCTCTTTCCCCTACTACTGTATCATACCCTTCAGGAAATTGAACAATATCATCATGAATACATGCAATTTCAGCAGCACGCACAATTTCCTTATATGACGCATTTGTTTTTCCAAATGCAATATTTTCTCCTATGCTTGTTGAAAATAAGAAATGGTCTTGCGGAACATAAGAAATAGCCGCCCTAACACTATGAAGTGTCATATTGCGAATATCTTGATTTCCAATTTTTAATTCACCATTAAAATGATCATACTCTCTAATCAGACATTTTAATAACGTCGTTTTTCCCGCACCTGTTCGGCCAACAACGCCTAATGTTTCTCCCTTTTTCAATTCAAAATGAATATCTTTCAAATTCAACACTTCATTTTTCTTATAAGAAAATGTATCGATTGCAAATGATACATCACCGCTCGCTACACGCTGTATTGCATCCTCTTTATTCACGACAGCTGAAGTTTGAGATAAAATTTTTTCAACGCGATCATATGACGCTCGCCCGCGTTCCATAATATTAAAAAGCCAACCAAACGCTAACATCGGCCAAACGAGAGTTCCTAAATATGTTGTAAAAGTAATTAACCCACCTACTGTCAATTCTCCCCGCACAACTAAAAGTGATCCGTAACAAACTGCGATTAGAAATGAAAAACCAACAATAAGGGCAATTGTTGGATCAAACAATGAATCAATACGAGCAACTAACATATTTTTATATACTACATCTTCTGACTTTTTTCGAAATGCTTGTAAGTCTTCTTTTTCTTGACCAAGTGAGCGAATTACCTTCACCCCACTCATACTTTCTTGTACTTTATCGTTAATTTCCGAAAATGCTTGTTGTGCTTTATGAAATCGTCTATGTAACAATGTACCATAATAATTTGTAGAAATTGCTACAATTGGCATAGGAAGGAGGCTAATTAACGTTAACTTCCAGCTAATCGTAAACCCCATTGCCATTAATACACACCCTCCTACAGCTAGAGAGTCAACAAGTGTCAATACACCAGAGCCAGCTGTTTGTTGAATCGCTTGAATATCATTTGTCGCATGAGCCATTAAATCACCTGTACGATGCGATTGATAAAACGAAGGGCTCATATTTGTAAAGTGTTCATATAACCTACTCCTCAATTGACGTGCTAATTTTAAAGAAGAACCGAAAATCATAATACGCCATATATAACGTAATATATACATTGTAATTCCAACAATGATTAAAAGCCCAACCCATTGTAATAACTTTTCGGCAGTTAATGTTTGATTATTAATCTCATCAACAATAATTCCAATTACTTTTGGTGCCACAAGCTCTAATAATGCTACTCCAAATAATAAAATAATTCCCGTTATGTACGCTCGCTTTTCTTGTTTAAAAAACCAAGCTAACTTAAAAAATACTTTCATGTTATCCTCCTCTCTTAAAATAAGCGATGTGTTCAGTTTATCAAAAATACAGAATTTTTAAAAGTTTTTAAAATTAGTACCTTCAAATGAAAAGGACATCCGTGCCGGATGTCCTTTTCGCGCTTATTTCATTTGCTTGTTCATCGCGCTCATCATTTGATTAATTTTCTTTTGAGACGGTTTTTGTCCCATTTGCATCATCATCATTTTTAACATTTGTTCATTAATTGGTGGATTTTTTTGTAAGTAGTTCATCATATATTTACGAGCGATAAAAAAACCTAACGCTACGCCTGCTAGTAATGCTACTACACCAACTAGAATACCTGACCAAATTGGCATATATTTTCCTCCTTCATGTTGTCTACCTTACAGTGTACTAAAACCTTTTCAATAAGACAAGATGATATTCGACATTTTTTATACATATGTTCGTGCTTGCTTGAGAGGATTTAGCCAGCCATACTTCTTATTTTCATAATCCATTGCTAAAAATGTTAATTCACATTTTCTGAGCACCTCAAAAAAAGTTGTCTCCATTGAAACATTTCCAGAGGTATTCATTCGAATGTACTGTGGTTTCACCATTATTTCTCCGTATTCCGTCCCTGTATACAGCATATGTGTATGATATGTTCTATTATATTTCCCTAAATGGTGTAAAGCTTGTTCTAATTTATGATGAATTTTTATGACTTGTAAAGGCATCGTAATATACATCATCTGCTTATATAGTACTTTTTTTTCCGAAAGGGATTCAGATTCTGAAAATCGAACAAATAAATCAAAAAGCAAAGATTCACGACCAAAGTATGTCTTCGCAATATCTTCTTGAATTAAATACAATTCATACGTTTTCATTTTTCTCCTCCCGATCTGGACAATCTTTTTCTCTACATTATATAGAAGAATATGTGCAATGATTGTCTGACTACGGAAAAAGAAAAAACTTTTTCTGTCGAATTCAGTCATTTACATAGAAAAACCTCTCCATATCGGAGAGATTTTTCAAAGCTATTAAAGCATTTCTTTCACTTTACGTACAACGTTTTCTACAGTGAATCCGTACTCTTCCATAATCTTTTCACCAGGAGCAGATGCACCAAACATATCGATACCTAATATGTCGCCTTCAAGACCAACGTAACGATGCCATCCGAATGTAGCACCCATTTCGATTGCGAAACGTTTTGTTACTGCTTTTGGTAATACTGATTCTTTGTATTCAGCAGATTGTGCTTCAAAGCGATCCATAGATGGCATGCTGACAACAGATGCATCTATACCATCTGCCGCCAACGCTTTTTGCGCTTCAATTGCTAAGCTTACTTCAGATCCAGTTGCAAGTAAGATGACATCAGCTGTTTCTTTCTTGCTTGCAGAAATTACATATGCACCTTTTGACACTTTCTCATAAGTATCTTCTTTTGCACCTTCTAATGTAGGAAGGTCTTGACGAGTTAAAATTAATGCCGTTGGTGTTTTTGTAGATTCTAAAGCTAATCTCCAAGCCGCTACAGATTCGTTACCATCAGCTGGACGGATAACAGAAACATTCGGCATCGCACGAAGAGCTGCTAATTGTTCGATTGGTTCATGTGTTGGACCATCTTCACCAACAGCGATACTATCATGCGTGAATACATATGTCACAGGTAATTGCATTAATGCCGCAAGACGAATTGCTGGGCGTAAGTAATCAGAGAATACGAAGAATGTACCACCGTAAGTTTTTAAACCGCCATGAAGTGCGATACCGTTCATTGCTGCACCCATTGCGAACTCACGTACACCATACCAAATGTTTTTACCGCTGTAATCAGCTCTTGTAAAATCTTTCTCGTTATTCATATATGTTTTGTTAGAACCAGCAAGGTCTGCAGATCCACCGAAGAATGATGGTACAGCTTCTGCGATTGCATTAATAACAGCACCTGAAGAAGAACGAGTTGCTGTTTTTGATCCTACTTCATAAGTTGGTAGATTTTGTTCCCAGCCTTCTGGAAGCAGACCTTTCATCGCCATTTGTAATTCATTTGCTAATTCTGGGTATGCTTTTGCATATTCACCGAACATTGTGTTCCATTCAGCTTGTGCTCTTTCACCAACATCTTGCACTGTTTTACGGAAGTTTTCATATACTTCTGCTGGTACGTGGAAATCTTCTTGTGCAGTCCAAGCGTATGCTTCTTTTGTTAATTTTGTTTCATCTTTACCAAGCGGAGAACCATGCGAAGCTGATTTTCCTGATTTGTTTGGAGAACCGAAACCAATTGTTGTTCTTACTTCAATTAGCGTTGGGCGTTTTTCGTCAGCTTTCGCGCTTTCAATTGCGTTTGCAATTGCTTCAATATCATTGCCATCCTCAACGCGGATTACTTGCCATCCGTATGCTTTATAGCGATCTTCTACACTTTCAGAGAATGAACGATTTAAATCACCATCTAATGAGATATCATTGGAATCATATAATACAACTAGTCGTCCTAAGCCTAAATGTGCTGCTAACGAAGATGCTTCAGCAGACACGCCTTCCATTAAATCACCATCACCGCAAATTGCGTATGTATAATGATCTACAACATTGTATGCATCACGATTATATTTCGCTGCTAAATGTCTTTCTGCCATCGCCATCCCAACAGCAGTTGAAATACCTTGTCCAAGTGGACCAGTTGTTGCGTCTACACCTGGTGTATGACCGAATTCTGGATGTCCTGGTGTTTTACTTCCCCATTGACGGAAGTTCTTTAAATCATCCATTGTTACATCATAACCAGATAGATGAAGTAAGCTGTATAACAGCATAGAACCATGACCTGCAGATAATACGAAACGATCGCGGTTAAACCAAGTTGGATTATTTGGATTATGTTTCATAAACTTAGTCCATAATGTATAAGCCATTGGTGCTGCCCCCATTGGCATTCCTGGATGACCAGAGTTTGCTTTTTCAATCGCATCAATGGATAATGTGCGAATCGTGTTGATAGAAAGTTGTTCGATTGAATGTGACATGCTATTCTTCCCTTCGCTTATATTAGTAAACGTTTTATACATTTATATGATAGCTTCCCACGCAAGATTATACAACATGTATCGACAAATATGTTGATGTTTTTTTGTTTTTTATAAAAAAACAACGCAATCCTTTGAATGTATGGGCATTCAATCTGTCATACTTTTTCCTTGTTTTTATATTAAAAATAAAATAAATTATCCGTATATTTATACACAAATATCTTATTGCTTCATTTTTTATCTTTTCACCTACCTCTTCCCCTATAAAAATATGTATTGTTTCTGCATACTGAAACAATACATATCCGACTGCTATACAATTCGTTTTCTTATTGAACTTGAAAGAAAATCAACAATAATTACCATAATAATAATTCCAAGTAAAATGATTCCTACCCTCGGCCAATTTCTTGAGCTTAATGCAAAAATAAGTGGTGTACCTATTCCGCCCGCCCCAATAACACCTAAAATCGCCGCAGATCGGACATTAATCTCAAAACGATAGAGCGTATAAGATAAAAAGTCGGGTAATACTTGTGGCCATACCGCATACCAAAGGATTTGAAAACGATTTGCTCCATTCGTCACCAAGGCTTCAATAGGTCCCTTCTCTATATTTTCAATTCCCTCTGCGTACAACTTCCCTAGCATACCGATAGAATGTAATCCTAATGCTAAAACACCTGCGAAAGACCCTGGTCCCACTGCTTTTATAAATAGCAGTGCCATAACTAATTCAGGGAATGTACGAATAAAACTAAGCACAAACTTTCCTATTGATGACATTCCTTTCCCTGCATTCATATTTTTAGCTGCCCAAAATGCAAATGGGATAGAAAGAAAAGCAGACACAAACGTACCTAATATGGCAATTGCTAATGTATCCACTAAACCGTGCAATAAATCTTCACCACCTGGTAAAGAGACATATGTCCAATCTGGATTCACGATCCCAGATAAAATCGCTTTTGTAATTTGTCCCGCTGTATCTTTTATCCCCTCAACAGGCATTCCTGAAAATGCCCATATATATAAGAGCATCAATGCAATAAAGATCATCCAACGATATAAACTCATTTGCTTCGGTTTTGGCACAATCACTGTAGGTTTGTTCATCATAATTTCTCCCGTAATACTGTACTTATATAATCAATTAACAACACAACAATAAGTGTATAAATAATAATAGAAGACGTTTGTTGATACTGTAAAAAACCAAGTGTACGGTCATAATATAATCCGATACCACCCGCACCAACTAAGCCTAAAACAGCTGCTGCTCGCACATTTACTTCAAACGTATATAATACATAGGAAACAAATTGCGCCATTACTTGTGGCATCACTCCATATACAATCCATTGCATTTTATTCGCTCCTACAGCTGTCATCGCTTCTAACGGACCTAGATCAATTGCTTCAATCGATTCGTACAATAATTTAGCAATGATTCCAACTGAAAAAAAGATAAGAGCGAAAATTCCCGGAAGCGGACCAATTCCAAAAATCGCAACAAAGATAGCTGCTAATAATAAATCTGGTATCGTCCGAATAAAATTTAGCACAAACCGAGCTGGGCCATATAAAAGAGCAGTTGTAAACACATTATTGGCTGCTAATACAGCAAGTGGAATAGATAGAATAGCTCCGAAAGTTGTACCAATAATCGCCATGCGAATTGTTTCTAAAATAGCAGTCGTAATGACTTGAAAGTAGCTCCAATCTGGAGGTACCATTTCCTTTAATAAATCGATCATATTCGGCCAGCCTGTTATAAGCTTCATAAATGATGCATCCACTTGTATGCCGCTACTCCAAAGTAATACAATCATTAAAGTCACTGTGAATATGTGCTTTAACTTCTTCGGCGGCTTCGGAATGTTTTTTGTATGAGTCATTGTTACATCTCTCATTTCGCCGCCACTCCTAGCAATTCATGCCGCTCAATAGAAGATCCATAAATTTCAGCAAATGTTTCATCTGTCGCTTCCTCTACCGTCCCGTCAAATACGATTTCCCCTGCATGCAACCCGATAATCCGCGTAGCATATTCCCTCGCTAATTCAATCGAATGTAAATTTACAATTGTAGTAATCCCAAACTCTTTATTGATCTGCTTCAAATCATCCATCACTTGTTTTGTAGTCAGGGGATCTAGCGACGCAACTGGTTCATCAGCTAAAATAATTTTTGCTTCTTGTGCCAAGGCTCGCGCAATTGAAACGCGTTGCTGTTGTCCTCCTGATAACTCATCAGCACGCATATATGCCTTTTCTAAAATGTTCACCCGCTCTAACGCTCGAAATGCAAGTTCTACATCTTCTTTCGGAAACAGTCCCAATACGGTACGCAATGTTGAATGGTACCCAACGCGCCCAGCCAACACATTTTTCAACACGGTAGACCGTTTTACGAGATTAAAATTTTGAAAAATCATTCCGATATCCCGGCGCATATGTCGTAATTCTTTTCCTTTCGCCTTCGTAATCGATTGTCCATCAATGATAATTTCACCTTCTGTAATTTCATGCAGCCTATTAATAGAACGAAGGAGCGTCGATTTCCCTGCACCAGACAACCCAACCATAACAACAAATTCGCCTGTATGAATTTTTATGTTGATCTTATTTAAACCTCTTGTACCATTCGGATATATTTTCGAAACATTTCGAAACTCAATCACACTTCTTACCTACTTTCTACTTGTTTTACGAAACAGAAAAACGGCTAACTAACAAAAACTACGTTACAGCTTCGTTAGTCGGCCATTCAACATTGGCAGTTCACCTATTCAGTTACTGTGTTTTTACTTTCTTTCCGTATTCACGAACGATATCAAATTTACTGTCATCAGACTTAACATATCCTTCATGTGAATAGACTTCCTTTATAATTTTATGCCCTTCTTCATCTTTTCCAATTTCAATAAAGGCATCTTGCAGCTTTTTGCTCCATTCTGCATCTAAATCAGAACGCACCGCAATTGTATCGTTTGGAATTTTTTCAGTGAACTTTATAATTTTTGTCTTATCAAATACATCTGGATAATCCTTTTTAACAATATTACGAGCATCTTGGAATACAACTGCCGCGTCAACATCACCGTTTAAAAGAGCAATAATAGACTGATCATGTCCCTTTAATGTAACTGGTTTCACATCTTTTAATGGATCAATCTCTTCCTTCATTAAAACTGCAGCTGGCCAAACATATCCCGCAGAAGATGTAACATCTTGATATCCGATTTTTTTCCCTTTCAAATCTTTAATACTATTAATATTTGACTCTTTCTTCACGACAAACTCAGATTTATAAAAGTCTACTAAATCTTTTGTAGGTTGACCTGTTTCATCGTCTACTCCAAATCGTTGCGCCTGTAATATGACATTGGCTGCTTTCTTCTCATGTGCCAACACGTAGGCAGTTGGTGGTAAAAAGCCTACATCTACCTGTTTAGATGCCATCGCTTCGACAATCGTATTGTAATTCGTGGAAACGCTAACTTTAACAGGAATATTGAGCTTATCACTTAACAACTTTTCAAGCGGCTTTGCTTTCGCCTCTAACGTATCTGCATTTTGTGAAGGAACAAACTGAACATTTAATGTTTTCGGTACATATCCTTTTTTCTTCTCTTCACTCTTCGTTGCACTTGATTCCTTTGTCCCACAACCACTTAGTAGACTGGCTGCTAGTATGGCCGTCGCCCCCATCATGAAAACTTTTTTTAACATGTGAAATCCTCCATTTTCTTATTCATAAAATGACGAGCTGTAAACACGTAGAAATATACCATAAAATTCCTAACACAAAGTATTATTTACAGAATCTTTACACATTCTAAACATTATATACAATCATATTTATATTTATTTGTTATGATAAATGTATAAATAATATAAAAGGATGATTGAGATTGAAAGAACATCATACTGTACAAGTCAATATTCTACTTACAAGCGATATACATGGAACCGTTTATCCACTTCATTACCGAAATAACGAAAGCGCAGAAATTGGATTAGCAAAAATCGCAACACGTATCCAGCAGGAGCGTTCACAGCATAAACATGTCATCGTAATTGACAACGGTGACTTCATTCAAGGGACACCGTTCACTTACCACTATGCCACTTACGAAAGTGATAAAGATAATCCGATGACAATACTTGCTAACTACATCCACTATGATGCAGCCATTATTGGAAATCACGAGTTTAATTACGGAATGGACATACTAAATAAAGCCGTTTCACATGCTAATATGCCTTATCTCTGTGCAAATATTTTAGATAAAAGAACAAAAAAACCTTATTTTGGGAAGCCTTATTTGATCAAGCATATCGAACCAAATATAAAAATCGCTATTTTAGGAGTTACAACACATTACATTCCAAATTGGGAGCAACCGCATCATATTCAAGATTTACAGTTTGAAGACGCATTAGAAACAACAAAAAAATGGGTTTCTTTTATTTATAAGCATGAAGCACCTGATGTATTAGTTGTAGCTTATCACGGTGGATTTGAAAGAGATTTACAGTCCGGCGCACCAACGGAAACTTTAACAGGGGAAAATCAAGGTTTTGCCATGTGTCATGAAATAGAGGGAATCGATATCTTACTAACTGGTCATCAACACCGCTTCATCGAAAACGAAACAATAAATGGTGTAACTGTGTTACAACCTGGATGTAATGGCCATTCATTAGGGAAAGTTCAAATAGAATTGGAACAAAATAATAGTAGGTGGACCATCAAAACATGTCGTTCTGAACTGCTATCTGTAGAAGATGTTCCGGCAGATCATACGTTACTTTCACTCGTATCTGACTATGAAGAGCGAACGCAAAAATGGCTTGATCAACCAATTGGTACAATTGTTGGCGATATGAAAGTTCATGATCCGATGCAAGTTCGTTTACAGGATCATCCTTTTATCGAATTTATCAATAAAGTACAAATGGACGTAGCTGAAGTTGATATTTCTTGTACAAGTTTATTTCACAATGCATCTCCCGGATTCCCAAATGAGATTACAATGCGCGATATTGTTTCTAATTACATTTATCCAAACACATTAAAAGTCATTCGCATTACAGGACAAGATATTCTGGAAGCGCTTGAACGATCTGCTGAATATTTCTCATTGAATGAAACCGGAGAGATTGTTGTAACCCCTGCCTATATCAAGCCAAAGCCACAACATTATAATTATGATATGTGGGAAGGTATTTCATACATACTAAACATTTCAAAACCAGTTGGAGAAAGAGTTGTTTCCCTACATTACAAAGGAAAGCCTCTTTCTCTTACGGATGAGTATGATGTTGTTATGAATAATTACCGGGCAAGCGGTGGCGGGAACTACTTTATGTATCAAAATAAACCGGTTATAAAAGACATACCGATTGATATGTCTGAAATCATTGCAAACTATATATTGAAAAGAAAAGTGGTTGAAGCAACTCTCAATCAGAACTGGACGGTAATAAAATGAAGATCTAAAGAAACTACACCACTATATATTTCTATGAAAATAAAAAAGATGGGCTTGCCCCATCTTTTAATTTAGCTTGACATTATTTTTCTTTTTTAACGCTTTTAATTTCGCTGGGGTAATATCTTTCCCCTCTTCATTCACGATTTTAATTCCTTTTAATTCGTTTAACATGTTTTGGCGAAATCCTTTTAAATATTGTTCACGGAGCGATTGACGTTCCCGTTGTTCTTCTTCAGTTAAACCTTCATTCTTCGCTTTCCTCGCTAAGAAGTTAATGCGTTCAATGAGTTCGTGACTTAGCATCTCGAATCCCCTTTCTACTAAAAACTGATTATTATCATACAATAGTTAGTCTTGTTTATCAAGCAATTGCTTCGTATATTCCACATACCTGCGATGCACAGTAGCTTTAGAAACATCATATCCAAATCCACGAAGTGTCGCAGCAATCTCTTCAAAAGTTAATTCATTGCGGCGCAAACGAACAATCTCTTCAATCGGCACTTCTTTTTTCTCACGCCCCGTACTCAAGTGTCGGTTTTTCAAGTTTTTCTCCGGTCGAAATCCTCTTTCTACCGCTCTTTTCATGCCACGTTTAATCTTTAAGTTATGAATTTTCCTTTGATACTCTTCCACGATACTAATAATATCAAGTACCATTGAATCAGAATCAGACAGCTGCAATTCACCGTTATGTGTATGCGTATACACTTTTACTCCTTCTTTATATAAGCAATGCATTAAAGCAATCTTCGCATTTCCTCTGCCAAGCCTTGTTTCATCTTGAATAAGAAGTACCTCAATTTGCTCGTCCCGTATTATATCTAATATTTCCAATATTCCTTCACGTTCAATCGTGTAACCACTTGCTTGTTCTTCAACTACCTTTATAACATTCATTTGATATCGCTCAGCTAAATGCAACAATTCATCTTTTTGACGTGCCAATGATGTTTCTTGTGCCTCTTTCGTTGTACTTACACGAGCATAAATGATTGCATTCATTTGAAACCCTCTTCCTCTTTTTGATTTTTTTATTAGTTTAGCATAAATCTCTTACATGTTCGAACTTATGTTTGTAGAATGTTTTTTCACATGGTATACTTATGAATAAGAAAAACGAAAAAACGAGGTGTTAAAAAATGGAAAAGTTAACAAAACGCCAGCAAGACATTCTCGACTTCATTAAACTGAAAGTACAGGAAAAAGGTTACCCGCCTTCCGTACGTGAAATTGGTCAAGCAGTCGGCCTTGCTTCTAGTTCTACAGTGCACGGACATTTATCACGTCTAGAAGAGAAAGGATATATTCGACGCGATCCAACGAAACCGAGAGCGATTGAAATTTTAGGAGAAGAAAGAATCGAAATTAGCACACAATCTGTTGTTCAAGTACCAATTGTCGGAAAAGTTACAGCTGGATTACCGATTACAGCTGTAGAAAGTGTGGAAGAACATTTCCCACTCCCTGCAAGTATCATTGCTGGAGCTGATCAAGTATTCATGCTACGAATATCTGGAGATAGTATGATTGAAGCTGGTATTTTTGATGGAGATTTAGTTGTTGTTCGTCAGCAACATTCCGCAAACAATGGTGAGATTGTCGTCGCTCTAACAGAAGATAATGAAGCCACAGTTAAACGCTTTTATAAAGAAAAAGATCACTTCCGTCTA
The window above is part of the Bacillus cytotoxicus NVH 391-98 genome. Proteins encoded here:
- a CDS encoding ABC transporter transmembrane domain-containing protein, which encodes MKVFFKLAWFFKQEKRAYITGIILLFGVALLELVAPKVIGIIVDEINNQTLTAEKLLQWVGLLIIVGITMYILRYIWRIMIFGSSLKLARQLRSRLYEHFTNMSPSFYQSHRTGDLMAHATNDIQAIQQTAGSGVLTLVDSLAVGGCVLMAMGFTISWKLTLISLLPMPIVAISTNYYGTLLHRRFHKAQQAFSEINDKVQESMSGVKVIRSLGQEKEDLQAFRKKSEDVVYKNMLVARIDSLFDPTIALIVGFSFLIAVCYGSLLVVRGELTVGGLITFTTYLGTLVWPMLAFGWLFNIMERGRASYDRVEKILSQTSAVVNKEDAIQRVASGDVSFAIDTFSYKKNEVLNLKDIHFELKKGETLGVVGRTGAGKTTLLKCLIREYDHFNGELKIGNQDIRNMTLHSVRAAISYVPQDHFLFSTSIGENIAFGKTNASYKEIVRAAEIACIHDDIVQFPEGYDTVVGERGVSLSGGQKQRISIARALLTDAEILILDDCLSAVDAKTEENILTALKRERAQKTTIITAHRLSAIQHADLILVIDEGKIVERGTHEQLMKQTGWYKEMYESQQLEALVEKGGI
- a CDS encoding YneF family protein → MPIWSGILVGVVALLAGVALGFFIARKYMMNYLQKNPPINEQMLKMMMMQMGQKPSQKKINQMMSAMNKQMK
- the sirA gene encoding sporulation inhibitor of replication protein SirA, whose product is MKTYELYLIQEDIAKTYFGRESLLFDLFVRFSESESLSEKKVLYKQMMYITMPLQVIKIHHKLEQALHHLGKYNRTYHTHMLYTGTEYGEIMVKPQYIRMNTSGNVSMETTFFEVLRKCELTFLAMDYENKKYGWLNPLKQARTYV
- the tkt gene encoding transketolase; amino-acid sequence: MSHSIEQLSINTIRTLSIDAIEKANSGHPGMPMGAAPMAYTLWTKFMKHNPNNPTWFNRDRFVLSAGHGSMLLYSLLHLSGYDVTMDDLKNFRQWGSKTPGHPEFGHTPGVDATTGPLGQGISTAVGMAMAERHLAAKYNRDAYNVVDHYTYAICGDGDLMEGVSAEASSLAAHLGLGRLVVLYDSNDISLDGDLNRSFSESVEDRYKAYGWQVIRVEDGNDIEAIANAIESAKADEKRPTLIEVRTTIGFGSPNKSGKSASHGSPLGKDETKLTKEAYAWTAQEDFHVPAEVYENFRKTVQDVGERAQAEWNTMFGEYAKAYPELANELQMAMKGLLPEGWEQNLPTYEVGSKTATRSSSGAVINAIAEAVPSFFGGSADLAGSNKTYMNNEKDFTRADYSGKNIWYGVREFAMGAAMNGIALHGGLKTYGGTFFVFSDYLRPAIRLAALMQLPVTYVFTHDSIAVGEDGPTHEPIEQLAALRAMPNVSVIRPADGNESVAAWRLALESTKTPTALILTRQDLPTLEGAKEDTYEKVSKGAYVISASKKETADVILLATGSEVSLAIEAQKALAADGIDASVVSMPSMDRFEAQSAEYKESVLPKAVTKRFAIEMGATFGWHRYVGLEGDILGIDMFGASAPGEKIMEEYGFTVENVVRKVKEML
- the phnE gene encoding phosphonate ABC transporter, permease protein PhnE, whose translation is MNKPTVIVPKPKQMSLYRWMIFIALMLLYIWAFSGMPVEGIKDTAGQITKAILSGIVNPDWTYVSLPGGEDLLHGLVDTLAIAILGTFVSAFLSIPFAFWAAKNMNAGKGMSSIGKFVLSFIRTFPELVMALLFIKAVGPGSFAGVLALGLHSIGMLGKLYAEGIENIEKGPIEALVTNGANRFQILWYAVWPQVLPDFLSYTLYRFEINVRSAAILGVIGAGGIGTPLIFALSSRNWPRVGIILLGIIIMVIIVDFLSSSIRKRIV
- the phnE gene encoding phosphonate ABC transporter, permease protein PhnE; this translates as MRDVTMTHTKNIPKPPKKLKHIFTVTLMIVLLWSSGIQVDASFMKLITGWPNMIDLLKEMVPPDWSYFQVITTAILETIRMAIIGTTFGAILSIPLAVLAANNVFTTALLYGPARFVLNFIRTIPDLLLAAIFVAIFGIGPLPGIFALIFFSVGIIAKLLYESIEAIDLGPLEAMTAVGANKMQWIVYGVMPQVMAQFVSYVLYTFEVNVRAAAVLGLVGAGGIGLYYDRTLGFLQYQQTSSIIIYTLIVVLLIDYISTVLREKL
- the phnC gene encoding phosphonate ABC transporter ATP-binding protein, yielding MIEFRNVSKIYPNGTRGLNKINIKIHTGEFVVMVGLSGAGKSTLLRSINRLHEITEGEIIIDGQSITKAKGKELRHMRRDIGMIFQNFNLVKRSTVLKNVLAGRVGYHSTLRTVLGLFPKEDVELAFRALERVNILEKAYMRADELSGGQQQRVSIARALAQEAKIILADEPVASLDPLTTKQVMDDLKQINKEFGITTIVNLHSIELAREYATRIIGLHAGEIVFDGTVEEATDETFAEIYGSSIERHELLGVAAK
- a CDS encoding phosphate/phosphite/phosphonate ABC transporter substrate-binding protein, encoding MLKKVFMMGATAILAASLLSGCGTKESSATKSEEKKKGYVPKTLNVQFVPSQNADTLEAKAKPLEKLLSDKLNIPVKVSVSTNYNTIVEAMASKQVDVGFLPPTAYVLAHEKKAANVILQAQRFGVDDETGQPTKDLVDFYKSEFVVKKESNINSIKDLKGKKIGYQDVTSSAGYVWPAAVLMKEEIDPLKDVKPVTLKGHDQSIIALLNGDVDAAVVFQDARNIVKKDYPDVFDKTKIIKFTEKIPNDTIAVRSDLDAEWSKKLQDAFIEIGKDEEGHKIIKEVYSHEGYVKSDDSKFDIVREYGKKVKTQ